In Clostridia bacterium, the following are encoded in one genomic region:
- a CDS encoding transglycosylase domain-containing protein: protein MRLKKALKISLLALSSVALVGLLSIFFIFLSIDYIDLDKELIDSIGQTIEVLADDMTPLEYNGQYGNTVKLTELPDYVPKAFIAIEDKRFYKHNGIDYIRLVGALLKDLKTFSFKEGASTISQQLVKNTHLSNERTIERKLKEAHITRQLEKNYTKDEILEKYINIIYFGNGLHGIESASNVYFSKPAKNLTIAEAAALSAIINSPAKYNPYKNQENLIKRQRTVLKAMFDNKFINQQQYQNALDENLTFSFQKYKNYESFYTKCAVLESMKILKATKHNLLDCIIHTYYDHDVQQALSKSFEKYVPQAANSNGIMPDYAGIIIENKTLGVIGFISSYDDILDTKRQPASAIKPLAVYAPALQNNLITTATAVLDEPINYDGYTPKNYNGKHMGWISVRDAVSTSNNIAAVKVLKSVGIDTSIEFLDNLGIDLDENDNGLSLALGGLYKGVSLYELTQAYTLFPNYGLHQKSSFIKKITSKDGRVIFENTFNPKRIINEDTAYIMTDMLKTAAKSGTAKRLKDCDYAVAAKTGTNSYQKTSKNNDAYCLSYTTQHTMGIWLGNLSNEEKSALSNNVTGATYPTMITKQVYDKLYQKIKPADFIKPNTVVYADIDLIVYNSNQTLTLANAQLAPRYKKREIFSIRNMPQKAINIKWEIIQKTKEIQKRKESFLDKMKEIFRQRGIKTN from the coding sequence ATGAGATTAAAAAAAGCTCTTAAAATTTCATTATTAGCTTTAAGTAGTGTAGCTTTAGTAGGCTTACTAAGTATATTTTTTATTTTTTTAAGCATTGATTATATTGATCTAGATAAAGAATTAATTGACAGTATAGGTCAAACAATCGAGGTTTTGGCAGATGACATGACACCTTTAGAATACAATGGCCAATACGGAAATACAGTAAAATTGACAGAACTTCCGGATTATGTTCCAAAAGCATTTATTGCTATTGAAGATAAAAGATTTTACAAGCATAATGGCATAGATTACATAAGGTTGGTAGGAGCTTTATTGAAAGATTTGAAAACATTTTCGTTTAAGGAAGGCGCATCTACTATAAGCCAGCAATTAGTAAAAAACACACATTTATCTAACGAACGAACAATTGAAAGAAAACTAAAAGAAGCACATATAACTAGGCAATTAGAAAAAAATTATACTAAAGATGAAATCTTGGAAAAATATATCAATATCATATATTTTGGCAACGGATTACACGGAATCGAATCAGCTTCTAATGTCTATTTTTCTAAACCGGCAAAAAATCTTACCATAGCAGAGGCTGCGGCATTATCAGCTATTATTAATTCCCCTGCCAAATACAATCCATATAAAAACCAAGAGAACCTGATAAAACGGCAGCGCACTGTTCTAAAAGCAATGTTTGATAACAAATTTATTAATCAGCAACAATATCAAAATGCTTTAGATGAAAATTTAACTTTTTCTTTCCAAAAGTATAAAAACTATGAAAGCTTTTATACCAAATGCGCAGTTTTAGAAAGCATGAAAATATTAAAGGCTACTAAGCACAATCTTTTGGATTGTATTATTCATACCTATTACGATCATGATGTTCAACAAGCTTTATCAAAAAGTTTTGAAAAATATGTTCCGCAAGCTGCTAACAGCAATGGAATCATGCCAGATTATGCAGGAATTATAATTGAAAACAAGACTCTAGGCGTAATCGGTTTTATCTCATCTTATGATGATATTTTGGATACCAAAAGGCAGCCAGCTTCTGCAATCAAACCATTGGCTGTTTACGCCCCAGCCCTGCAAAACAATCTAATTACAACAGCTACCGCGGTTTTGGATGAACCAATTAATTATGATGGTTATACTCCCAAAAACTATAACGGAAAACATATGGGTTGGATAAGCGTAAGAGACGCCGTAAGCACATCAAATAACATTGCAGCTGTAAAAGTGTTAAAATCAGTAGGCATAGATACTTCAATAGAATTTTTAGATAATCTTGGGATTGATTTAGATGAAAATGATAACGGTCTTAGTTTAGCATTAGGCGGATTGTATAAAGGCGTATCTTTGTATGAATTAACACAAGCATATACATTATTTCCAAATTATGGTTTGCACCAAAAAAGTTCATTTATTAAAAAAATAACATCAAAAGACGGACGAGTAATTTTTGAAAACACATTTAATCCAAAACGAATTATTAATGAAGACACAGCTTATATTATGACAGATATGCTAAAAACTGCTGCAAAAAGCGGAACAGCAAAAAGACTCAAAGATTGCGATTATGCTGTCGCTGCCAAAACAGGCACAAACAGTTATCAAAAGACCAGCAAAAATAATGATGCGTATTGTCTATCATATACCACACAACATACTATGGGTATTTGGCTTGGCAATTTATCCAATGAAGAAAAAAGCGCATTATCAAATAATGTTACAGGTGCTACATACCCCACTATGATCACAAAACAAGTATACGATAAGCTGTACCAAAAAATCAAACCTGCAGATTTTATAAAACCTAACACCGTAGTTTATGCTGATATTGATTTAATAGTATATAACAGCAATCAAACTTTGACCTTAGCAAACGCCCAACTAGCTCCTCGTTATAAAAAGCGAGAGATTTTTTCAATAAGAAATATGCCTCAAAAAGCCATTAATATCAAATGGGAAATAATTCAAAAAACAAAAGAAATCCAAAAAAGAAAAGAATCTTTTTTGGATAAAATGAAAGAAATTTTTAGACAAAGAGGAATAAAAACAAACTAA
- the miaB gene encoding tRNA (N6-isopentenyl adenosine(37)-C2)-methylthiotransferase MiaB codes for MYYHIITYGCQMNVHESEKLAGMLENLGFVNTSDKEEADVIVFNTCCIRDTAEKRALGNIAALKKLKIQKPNLIIGVCGCMPQQDSVKKYIETKMPYVDIVFGTYNLHKFSELLQNCLKEKKRIVDIWGEGELQPANTPMKRTSGINAWVNITYGCNNFCTYCIVPYVRGREISRPMNEIIDEVKQLLSTGQYSEITLLGQNVNSYGNDLNDGTTFAKLLKTIAELDGDFRIKFMTSHPKDIKNEVIDTIAQYKKISKLIHLPVQSGSNAILKAMNRKYTREYYLDRINYIRQQIPDVGLSSDIIVGFPGETEQDFMDTLSLVKEVGYNNLYMFMYSPRKNTPAASMPNQIDEAVKKERVKKLIELQRGLMREIAKECIGKRFRALFEEYKDGILSAVTDCGKLVFIENASENLVGKFGEVLITGAKSGRLVGELV; via the coding sequence ATGTACTATCATATAATAACTTACGGTTGCCAGATGAATGTTCACGAATCAGAAAAACTGGCAGGAATGCTTGAAAATTTGGGATTTGTTAATACATCTGATAAAGAAGAAGCTGATGTCATTGTTTTTAATACATGTTGTATAAGAGATACAGCAGAAAAAAGAGCTTTGGGAAATATTGCAGCATTAAAAAAACTTAAAATCCAAAAGCCTAATTTGATAATAGGTGTTTGCGGTTGCATGCCTCAGCAGGATTCTGTAAAAAAATACATAGAAACCAAAATGCCTTATGTCGATATTGTTTTTGGAACTTATAATTTGCATAAATTCTCTGAACTTTTGCAAAATTGCTTAAAAGAGAAGAAAAGAATAGTTGATATATGGGGAGAGGGTGAATTGCAGCCTGCCAATACCCCTATGAAAAGGACAAGCGGCATCAATGCATGGGTTAATATTACTTATGGCTGTAATAATTTTTGCACATATTGTATAGTGCCTTATGTTAGAGGAAGAGAAATAAGCCGTCCCATGAATGAAATAATAGACGAAGTAAAACAGCTTTTAAGTACTGGACAATATTCAGAAATTACGCTTTTGGGTCAAAATGTTAATTCATACGGCAACGATTTAAATGACGGAACGACATTTGCTAAGCTACTAAAGACTATTGCAGAGCTTGACGGAGACTTTAGGATTAAGTTTATGACATCTCATCCTAAGGATATCAAGAATGAGGTAATAGATACAATAGCCCAATACAAAAAGATTTCCAAGCTTATTCATCTTCCTGTTCAGAGCGGAAGCAATGCGATTTTGAAGGCAATGAATAGAAAGTATACTAGAGAATATTATCTTGACAGAATTAATTATATAAGACAGCAAATACCTGATGTTGGTCTTTCAAGCGATATTATTGTCGGTTTTCCTGGTGAAACAGAGCAGGATTTTATGGATACTTTGAGCCTTGTAAAAGAAGTGGGCTATAATAATTTGTATATGTTTATGTATTCGCCCAGAAAGAATACGCCTGCTGCAAGCATGCCCAATCAAATTGATGAAGCTGTAAAAAAAGAGAGAGTAAAAAAGCTTATCGAGTTGCAAAGAGGGCTTATGCGAGAAATAGCCAAGGAATGCATAGGAAAAAGATTCAGAGCTTTATTTGAAGAATATAAAGACGGAATTTTGTCCGCAGTAACTGATTGCGGAAAATTAGTATTTATTGAAAACGCATCAGAGAATTTGGTCGGAAAATTTGGAGAAGTATTGATTACTGGTGCAAAAAGCGGAAGATTGGTAGGGGAATTGGTTTAA